From Brassica napus cultivar Da-Ae unplaced genomic scaffold, Da-Ae ScsIHWf_1724;HRSCAF=2353, whole genome shotgun sequence:
ATAGAATGTTCGTATGAGGCTGCAAGGCGTGCTGCATCGTTACCAATCATACTTACACATGGAACTGGTATATATGTGTAAAATGTCCTTTGTAATCTACATGTACTCATTTTTTTGCTTTAACTAATAACTGCGAgctcgtttaaaaaaaaaaaaaactaatgactGCAAGAAGCTGATCTTTACTGATTTTTTTGTGTTACAGCCGATGATTTGGTTCCTTATAGGTTTGGAGAGAAATCTGCGCAGTCTCTTGGCATGGCTGGATTTCGACAAGCTGTCTTTAAGCCATACGAAGGGTATTCACATAATATAAGAGTTGCagaaataatttgattttatcatttgtttgaaCATACTTGTAAAGAGTTTTTGGGTTTATGCTAATGTGCAGACTTGGTCACTATACTGTTCCCAAAGAACTGGATGAAGTCGTTCAGTGGCTCACAACAAGGCTCGGGCTAGAGGGCTCACGCTAAACAGTACAGACTGCCATGCATCTAGCTATATAGGCCCTATGGTCGACCACAAATAACTTGAGATAGTATAATGTATAATGGGTGAGTttcttggggggggggggggggggggggggggggtgggtatATACAGTTCATGGTTCGttgttttgtgatttattttttcGCTTGTTCTTTTCTCCATGTTGGATTCTTGATCATGAATAAAGGTCTTTAACgctattttaagtttttttttttcaacttttttcatattaaaaccAACGAACTTCTTAATTGTTGTTTTAAActgaaaatgcattttttcccTACATGTTTATCACAGTAACCTTATCATAAAATGTGGGGGTCAATTTCTCCAAACTACGGTTCATTATAAAATAGCTGATAAGATAGTGATACAATCGCATATATCGGCTCTTTAGGCCGGCCCCCGGCCCATTTCACTGGTTTGACTTTTTAAGAGACTTGTATTTTGCTTTCCAATTTAGCCAACCTTGCAGTATAAGAATCCAAAGATGATATACAGCAACGTTAACGATATTACCAATTTACCATGAACCATTagttacatattattatttgattacGATCAATTTATTACTTTCACattgattatattttatatgaatctTGAatcattacaaaaaatatatcactTCGTCAATAAATTTtctatttgtattttttcaCAATTGTTTAGATTATGTCAACTTGAATTAAAAGAGATAGTGGAATTATCCtagaaaaaaactattaatactATAGGTCCTGATTAGTAACTTTACGGAAAGACGGAATCACTTCAACAAAAATTGTGgaatacaaaaaaattcatatgTGTTTTCGCTGATAAAAGTGGTTGATACTATTTACAAAGGGAGCCACTGACTTCCGCGCTCTCGAAaacttttttcatatttttttcttgagaaAACTTATAAAAGTGGTTGATGTATCTTAAAGaatttctcaagaaaaaaatatgaaaaaagttTTCGAGAGCGCCATCTAGGTACTTGTTAAGAGTTGCTTTGTGTTTAGGCTAAACCGATTTggtaaaacaaacaaagttgAGTTTATTCTGGCACTTGGTTGGATTTCTGTTCTGTGGATTCTGTTCGGAGAGAAATCTAAAACGCATTgcttaaaaaaatagtttacaaaaaaattctttaagataggttttttaaatttattttcacaaaagaCTATTGAATAAGAAAATGATCGAAAgatgttttattaaaagataattatataattatactcATAAAGTGAATTAATATAGACTCAATATTTAGAGTTAATGGGTGAAATTTTGGGGATggagtttataatttaaaaaataaaataaatattgatgacaaaaaatatatattaaaatttaaaataaaaattttaaaatactttcaaaaaacattgttgaatttcaaaaataaaatttaaaaaaaattgggtaaaaattatatttttttgaatttgaacatataatttgctagatctctggtttgtaaaggactcATCAAACGGGTGGGAACAAGGTcatctatctcagcatggaatgaTCTTTGGATcccatccactcgcccgagaccagctaacAAAAACCTTCATAACAGTTACTCGGACCTTACAGTAGATTCCCTCGTTCATCAGGACTTCCGTACTTGGAATTTACATGCACTTAGGACTTTTGGTCGAACCCCACGATGCAAAATtgattgaaagtattcctctgaATAGAAATCAGATGGAAGATATGAATGATTGGTACTTCACTAATAATGGGAGATACACGGTACAATCAGAGTATCAAGTAGAAAGGATATATCCGGACAATGAAAAACCACCAGAATTTTGTGGACCCAATGTAGATACACTCAAGGTATTCTGCTGGAAAGTGAAGTGCCTTCCAAAGTTACGGTATTTTCCATGGCAGCTGCTGACATGTTGTATAGcagtgacaaaaaatttaaaatcaagaggaatacaaggagatACAGTTTGTGCACGGAGTGGAGAcccggaggaatcaataaatcatgtgttcTTCGAGTGTCTTCAGGCACGTCAAGTGTGGACACTATCTAAGATTCCATCGAacccaaacttttttttctgttgGCTCTCTatttgctaatatggatcatTTGTTTTGGAGAATTAACCCGAAAATGTAGGATCATCattttgcatggatactatggtacatctggaaagaccggaataataaagttttcagtaatatAGATATTGATCCGAGAGAAACGCTTAACTTAGCAGAAttggaatcaacactttggaCTGAGGCACATGTTATTAATAATCCAAGAGTGGCACCTGAAGTACAGATCAGATCGACCTTAGAGACCACAAAAAGATAGTGTTTCACTGACGGTTCTTGGAAAGATAATGATTCTTTTTCAGGACAAGGCTGACTCAACACCCTTCCGGGATTTGAGGGTTTGTTAGGGACAAGAAATGTAAGGGAAAGTCTCtcacctcttcatgcggagatggaggtattaatttgggcaatggaatgtatgaagaacttAAGACAATATCGGGTCatgtttgcaacagattgttctcaactggtgaagatggtttcaaaaccagaggaatggccagcatttgaaagtgATCTGGAGGATATTAAGCTTTTGAGAAGACGCTTCACCAACTCAGAGATCCTTCATGTTCCTAGGACGGAAAACATAATGGCGGATCGCTTGGCATACAGTTGTCAGATACAACCATCGTTCGTCgtacacatggatgcagagttgcCACTTTAGTTTACAGAGTCTATTtgagtctgtaaatgtttttgctgtcaaaaaaaaatattcttcttacttttatttatttatatttgtacatctataaaaaagggtaaaaatgttttttaccgttatttttctctttgatagttctttttgtgaaaaatatttaaaaattcgctatttgagagaattgctccttttttttgttatatatttttctgttgGTGTTTTAATGTCTTTTTTGCTTAAATTTAGTGTATAAATGTTGAGAGTATAATTTCATAACCATTGTAATCAGGACTAGtttaatatactaattttttcggttaataaaaatattatatttcataatttatatttttaaaaattattttatttaatagtcttGTAGAAGAGCGCAgattcatatatattattttgatgcTGGTCGGTTTCAGCGCCTTCAAGCTTTCCCGAAAGCCGTTTAATATGGTTTTcctcttagaccatctccaatgtatttctctattttttcttctataataagggaactctataatagaggtgagtttctctccaatgtatttctctatttcttcctctaaaaaggaatattcttgaaagattctttttttattttacattttacacCTCTAGCTtgtaaatgttaaaaattaacccattcattatattttttgaatttttttcataaaattgtaatattatttgaattaaacattttattacaaaagacattagacaaaaaaaataaaataaagtaccATTATCTAACAATCATTATTACTAAATGTTTCTCATAAATGATCAATTAATGCATTCCGAAGTGAGAAATgagcttctttatctttgatttttctgAATCAACTTAGAAACACTTGGAATCGGTTATCTTCATTATCTGGTATATGGACTTCCGGAGGTGGAGCTTCTCTTCTAATTCCAATCGGTGCATCGAGATCACGCTCGTCCTCAATAATcatattatgtaaaattatacatGTAGTCATTATATcatgtagtatttttttttccaaaaacgtACCTGCCTTTCACAATCGCAAAATGTGATTGTAAAACTCTGAATACACGTTCTACATCTTTTCTACATGCTTCTTGTTGTgctgcaaaatattttttctttggaGTATTAAGTTGTTTTAATATGTtgtattgattaatatttaaataaaaagtctttgacttttaaataaaataataacttttttattttattttaattataattgagttttaaataaataataatattttttattttaattataactatAGTTATAAAACTTAATAATTAGTACGTAAGCAAAAAGGTGTGATTTTATATTGTAAGAATTGTATTTCTTCATACACAAGTATTTTAGTTACAATCATAAAAAATTAGAGGACtactttgtaaataaaaaagtttgcctctattatagaggaatgctatttttttCCCTAAATATAGAGGAAAAATGGTGGGTTGGagccaatgtttttaaacccgacccaGACACTGAACCGGACGACTTACCGGGTCACTGGGTCACTGGATCGGTCGCGGGTtaataaatcaattaattttattatataataatatattagctatgaaaataaatatacaaaaccaaaagtttaatattttctaaatgttttttaaaacataaaataatagtttggatatgtatatactttatgtttaaaaatttttaactaatacttaactttagtttttatatttttatttttatcaaaaaatagtttagactatttaaaattttctgtaacaaattaagagttatgacatctaaaaaatcaagatataaaattcacaaatatttaaatatctaatgtgaataataaattaacttcacattcaaaataaactaaaagtaaaagatcattgtaataaattatcaataacagaaataaactaacaccaaaccacatcaactaattttggttctctctatcatcgttcatttcattttctctaGGTGGTATAGTAAAAAATCTtcctcaaaatctaaaaattacaaatataaaactaaaaagggaAAATCTAACTTTTTTTGTCAGCACCTAACTTTCTAATTGaaaacttagaatataaaatataatctaaaaactaaaaaaggagtaaaagttatttattggttcaaccggtggttcaaccggtatcggCTTCCGGGTTTTAGCGGGGGTTTGTGgggtttttgcgggtttctaaatattgtgttttcataaaatccaaaccggattttttctggatcaccgggtttaccggttcaaccgcgggtccGGATCGGATTTCAAAACACTGATTGGAACtgattttactctattatatcATTTAGAGGCAAATATAGggatgggttggagatgctcttacttCCTCTTCGATAGTAGATTAGGCGAGGATTTAGTTCTTCTAAATCTTATTCTCTAGTTTCTTTATCAGATTTGTGTTGAAATCGTTTAGAGTGTTGGGTCTTTTGATTTGCCTAGTTTAGAAAAGATCTGctctttgtttcttgtttctttgtATTTGAGTTTTGGCTTTCCCGTACTTGGGGTTTGTGTTTTTGGAAATTTAGGACATGCCAGCTTATTTATCTTATCCCTGTAACCCATTTTGTATGCTTTCATGAAAGAAATCGTTAGTTGAAAAAAGTCTACTACATTTACAACTGTTTAgaaaaaagtataattatttaCCAAATTATTTATGCATTTAAACGTCCCACCTTACATCTTTTTCATATggatctatattattaaaacagaaatattaTGTTGGAcctaacatttattttataagtttttaaattaaatacatcttcctattttatagttaaacctatacattaaatcactaataatcttttctttatactactatcaatatttccaaacaatatagtcatttttatactactatccattttccaaacaacactataattaatcttatgtccaaacaatataaaatattagaacttatctttttaataacaaatatttaaataaattaaataattaaaaaatattcaaaaactttataaaaaagaaaataaataaaacttacttttacaggtttaaatactacaaaaacatttcaatcgatgataaatcaattaaattaacatattattttatttatatttactacATAATGgttctatcatttatttaagtaaGATAACAATTCAATAATAGccattacataaaaaaataaatatataaacattatacaGTGTACAATaactataataacaaaaataattatgaaaaaatgttcaaaatatatgttatctaaaGAAAAATGCTTAATACtaattgttaacaaaaaatttaaagcgattataatataaatgattaacaagaaaaattacacaaaataattataataaaattaattaagttatataaaatggagtaatatgatcaagacatttatagttgttaattatatctattattttctctatcaaaattttgtagaaatgtcataatttaataaaattgtaaaacaataaactttaaaatttggattaaaagttgacaaattatgaaactatagcaatttaaatcaaattggatATGTTAACATATCGGACATCCATCGGTTCAATTGGTTAGTCTCGGATATAgtgatttttataaatacaaatatttttaaaacctaAATTAAATTATCGAATCACCGGATTAACCGATTTGACCGCGGATTCGGGTCAAATTTAAAAGCATTGATTTAAATGCaaagaaaattcaaataaacaaaattcttacaaattaacaaaatatttattagttattagTGAAAATTTCCATCATAAAATAATCCGCGCTTGCAAAGCGGAGGTCATGATCTAGTTacatttaaaaagaaagaaaagtaaGACATCCTCCTCCACTGCTTGACCAAGCAATGTTAGGATAATTAAATGGGTAATACGTCCGAAAAGTAATCATCTCCACAAAATTTAGCCGTATCAATCGTCAAATTCTTTCTACGTGTCAGGGGAATGCTTAGATCCAGGATTTTACTAAAAAAGGCTTTTGAATTGTATAAATACCATTATGATGCATATCAATCTGTTCACGTATTATACAATTTACAATTTTAACTAAAGACGTTAACAGATCCACAAAGAAGATGTCGTCAAGCCAAGAGTTAAGCCACAATGCCGGAGAAGCCACCGGTCAAGTTCAGGTACATACAAAAACACAAAAGGACAATGTCGAAGAATATTGTATCAACAttacttttctctcttcttggtTTGTGTTGTTAGGAGATGTGTATTTTTTGGTCCTGCCGTTTGTTTTTTTGGTCTGGCAGTTTCCTAACTTAGGTGGTTAGGTTTGGAGCTTGTGTAAACTTTCCCCGCTGGGGTCTTTTGGCTTCGCTTGGTTTGGCGTGGCTTGTTTCACAAGTTAAGATAAATAatggaagttttattttttatttttaaatgaagaataattaaaaaaatatcacgATACAGTGGCGTTTTGATATCGTATTAtgcatatataataaactttcgaaattttcttctaaaagttgaccaaatctatattattaaaactgaagtacatttgagagttgtttggaaacttggatagtagtataaatgagaattgtttggaaacatggatagtagtataaatgagaattgtttggaagcATGGATAACAGTAGAAAATAATACTTGCTTatcttaattgattttttaaaagatttttattatattgttaatcAATTCTAACCCTTCATCtattatatttactaaataagtTAATCTCATTTATTACAGaagtacaaaacaaaatttatttgttttcaatttttattttatcttttgcattcatttttctcaattttaattatttctatacaaaattcaaatcaaaataataatttaaaattaatttatataaataattgattcaaatatatatatatatatatattttaaaaaaatttactaaaatattttccaataaccatttaaaaaatattttcactatatataagaaaaatacaatacataacttaattaaaaacaccaacttaaattatggtttttatatttcatattaagtttataaatataatatatgtgattatttatatgatggtatgtataaaataatattaattatatgattacttatattatggtacatataaaatatgattaattatatgatgacatatatatgatatataatagtgacatgaaaaacaaaacttatttgttttcaatttttttattttatcttttacattcattttctcactttttaactatctcattaattatatttactataatattttgccaggattatttacatattaacTATAATAATTCGACATATTTGAATGAAACCACTCTATTTGTGATAAGAATTCAAAAtggttaacaattttttttatttacttatgtaTCGGTTAGACATGGACATTCGGATAACTATTCAGCTACGAGTTATTTCTGTGGGTTATCATgctttttgagttttgaaactaGACTTCATTTcggtattataaattttcatgtGTGTTTCGAATCGGGTCCAGATGAATTCAGTCTTGATATATACAAACCTACAAATATCCAAAAACTAATGTATTTGACGCCGGTACGGATATTTGTATGAAAAGTAAGAATATTAACCGATTCAATTCAGGTATGTTGAAttcaaattaaactaaaaataaccaaataacCAAAAGTAATCATATTACTCTATTTGATTCAGGTTCGATTATGATGtatagaaatctaaaagtacttatgcaattaattatattatgacacatataaaatatataatactaatcataaaaataaaatatcgatttataagaaagtaaaaatttaacactcgcacgggcgtgcgggtcaaTCTCTAGTATATTTGAAACCCGAAGACTATGGTTTCATTTGCATATGTATTGTACCGGAACTTAAGTAcaccttatttatttatgtattttagttttttgaattttgaccATCAATCAATTTTCTACATCGGACTTTTTGAggaataatacatttttaattacAGCTGAAGAAGGAAGAGTACTTGAACAAAGTATCACACGCAATGGATCAGAATGTTGATCATCACACTCACCCACAGTCACACGCAGAACATGATCAGAACAATCCTTCCCTAATCTCACAGGCCTCTACTGTCATTCAACAggtttattcttcttcttttttcattaTGATTAATGAATGATATTGACATAGTTTATTGGTTTATACCCCATTGACATATTTATTGTTACTTTTGGAGTGTAGACAGGTGGCCAAGTGAAGAATATGGCACAAGGAGCAGCCGACGCTGTGAAAAACACTCTTGGGATGAGTCCGGCCACCAACAACCCTAGCAGCCCGGCCGGCAGGACCCACCCGAGCAATCCTAGCAGTCCAGCCGGAACGACCCGCCCGAGCAACCCTAGCTCAAGGAATATATAAACGGAATAATTCAAGGAACGTTGGCCTGACTTCtcaatataaacataaattaatgttgtgttttaactttttttttattgcattGTTTGTTCAACTTTCTGATTTTGTGGTATTTTTGTTATgaattaattgtataataatATCAtccatttctttttaatttatataaataaaatcaaaagccTATATGCTAAATTGCCTCAACAGTGAACCACGGTGCTCCTAGTTTACTTGGTAATCTGCATACTATTGGACCATGCTCCAGTTATTATTTCCAGTGACATAATATACACAAGTACTTAATTagccatttttttaaaaaaatgggtTGTATTCTTACTTAAGAAAGCTGTTGTGGTAATAATGAAATATTAACAATTGTTCCTGTGTTTGGATTCACATTCGAGCTACAATTTTCGTTCCTGTATTTGGTTTCACATTTAAGTTTGTTCCTATATAATGGAATTGAAATTGTAAAGATAAACAATACATTGtgtattatattttcaatttgggagttgctctcttttttttctggtGACTTTTATGTTTACGAAACATGTCGCTTCAGGTCAACCTTCTAATAGAAAAAGCATTGTGTTTCACTGAGGTTTCGTAGGCTCCTGATATCGAAATACATGGAACGTcggacaaaaataaaaaaaaatactatgtaTTGAGAATAAAGAAACGAGCATTACCAGAGAAACATTTGATATTAATATTATTCACACTGTGTTTGTGACACGTGACAGCTTCACAGCaatttaagaatgactatgaTGACGTGTACGTATAGAAAGCTTCTCAGTCAAACTCTATATAAATGTGTTTacattatgtattattttacgtttttttcattataaaacTCAGATGCGTGATTCTACGGATTATACAAAAGTTTcacatctcctatatattaaaagaaaaacatttgacACTAATGTGTTTACACTGAGTTTGCCGCATGACAACCTCACAACAATTTAAGAATGGATACACTGACGTGTCACGTGTAGAGAAATTCTCAGACAAActctatataaatatgtgttcacactatgaactaatttacgtttttttttcattataaaattCAGATGCAGAGTTTCACGGGTTATACAAAGGTTCCacatagaaatataattttcaaacaaaaaatcacTAATATCTAggcctattttatttttacttaattttattttaagaattttatatttcatatgttattttgaacaaaaatgtcttttaatgttaattaacagtatatttatatatttatcaatcacctttatatacttttacatacacatatatgtaCACATTGACGTGAACAcctatataactaaatattcacCACAAGTGATGATTCTAATTCTCTTAGAAGttggaatattttatttttaatgctttCTTTCACCATCGACCAAATTGAAATGAAATAAtttgtcttattttttttaattcttcttcaactattatttatatttaatttgacTTTTCAtgcatttaaaatttataatatgaaaccacTGGTTCGACACCATGAAtgtctaaaattcatataacatGAAATCAcacaaataataatagtttttggTTATCACTAGAAAGACCAAAAACGTCAAGcattttaaccgaacaaaccaaaataaatatggatttagaatgacaattatattttaattggataaaaaccgaaaacaacttaaaaccgaaccgatatcaaaattaaatagaCCTAATGTAATAAATGAGAATTGACTtatcattataattttattttgacgTTACTCGTTACCAACTTTTGATTTTGCAATATAAACCCATCAAACGATTGCATCTCCAACTACGTTGCATGGAAGCGTGTCTCACGCAATGCCGTGCGAAGAGTTTTAGGGGTATGAggcaagttttaaaaataaaattatttacaactGTAATAAAAACAACTTTCTAATATGATGTATCTTTTTCACCAAATACACAAAATCTAACactgaaaaaaaataagtttattacGTCAATATCCTATATTATGtcatatagaaaaatacatGAATTCAGAAAGTGGATTAGTCAATTTTCGtagaaatgttttttatttaaataaatgtaaatcaatagactataaattattttaaattttgggacCCTGAAGAAGTCATATTAATCGGAGGCCTGAGACGAGTATCTTTTTCAATACACCCAGAGCCGGCCCTGGCCCGAAGCCAATGAAGCATGGGCTTCCAGCCTttaattttataagtatattatcAGCCACAAAAATCATCAAAGGTTGCTTTAGTCCAGCGGTCTGGTGTCTCTGACTATTAGAAGAGGTGCAGGGTTCTAGGCAACCCAGCCACATAATTGTTTTTGCTTGTGTAACCTCATTAATTCAAGGACCGGCTCTGAATACACCGTAGGCACGTCTCACGTACTGATTCCTGGTTCCGAAACGGAAACGGAAACGGAGTCGGAAGCATGCGGAATCGCCGCtgactttctctcttctcctcgCCGTTGCTCGTTATTCTTCTATCTCCCTCGTGTGCATTCTCCTTTTTACCATTTTCCTAGCAGTTTGAGTTGAAACAGTTTCACTCTTGTTTTGTTCAGTTGCTATACTCTGGTCTCATGTGTAGTTACAGTAGTGAATTTACTCGTCTGAACTTTGTGATCGATCTTCATTGCAGACAACTGCTTTGTTTTACAATTGAAGTTCATAAAAACCATTTTACAATTGGTAGAGGTTTTGCTATGCTTGACTGCTTCTGGAATTTGAGCTGTAATGCTTATTCTTTTCTTACTTTATTATTGAGTTGACACTAACATTTGTAACATTAACACACACTATTCATGCACTATGCAATTTTGAGGTGatcaataacaataaaaaaaaaaaaagcttcggATTCTACTGTTTAAAGTGGTCTAAACCACAAAATGATCTGTCttttaaattgtattttccATTGAAACAACAAGACCAGAAGGATGATAGCATTATGCTTGCGTGGTGATATTTTCTCCAAGATCAAACATTTGAAAGTGCGTGCAAGGAGAGAACAACGTATAGGAAGAGGCATGAGAAAATCATAATCAAGTATCACCTAAACCGAAACAAACCAGAAGAACATCACCAAGAAAGAGTAATTCATTTGAGGGCTAACCGCGGTTTCTTTCGCTTCTTAGTGAAGGCAAACCAAGCTTGGAACATAAGTAAGGATCACTGGCCAATTGATAGGAGATGCGTCCCTAGTATCTTCATAAACTTTCTTATACATATCCTCTCCAACAATGTAAACCATGGTCCTATCACTTGTGAACTTGGTACAACACACTGCCACTTTATTCTCCTCATCCAACAAGAAGTTTTCAACACTCAAGTTAAATTTAGCAGAATCCATTTCCAAGACCAAGTCACTCCTCCACGACAAGTCTTTGGCATCCTCCTCATCAATCTTATTGGTCACCCATAACCTCATCACACGTGACCTATCATTAATGTGTAACACCGAGAGATTTTCATCTTTAACGACTGAAAGAAGGGCTGTATCTACAATATAAAAACTCTACAAGGGAAGAGGGAGACGCACAAATCTCTCTGCCGTGAATCGAACTTGATCAAGAACAACTCGGTTACTTTATCTTCAGCAATCCAATAAGTATCTCCTTTCAAAGACATGCCCTCGAAATATAGGGAGTAGTCAAGAGGAAAGGAATCAAGAACCCTCCAAGAATCAGAGCTAAGATCATAAATCTCACACTCAACAACCCTCACTTTCTGCTTGTTTCGATTATACCCGATACTTCAAGATTTTGTAGCAGATGTGGTGTATCCTAGAGCATATTTATCTTCATAGCAGTAACTAGTTCTAGGTTTAATCTTACTGCTATGACCGGTACATGGATTCCAAACAACAAGTCTAGTGTGCAGCTCCGTTAAGCATAAGATTAAACCGTCGCAGTGAAATATATGAGCGAAGTCCAAATCTTTTGAACTTTGTTTTTCCCTTCTCAATGAATTTGAAAAACCATTCAAAcaaaagactttttttttatctttgattttgt
This genomic window contains:
- the LOC125598504 gene encoding uncharacterized protein LOC125598504, with the translated sequence MSSSQELSHNAGEATGQVQLKKEEYLNKVSHAMDQNVDHHTHPQSHAEHDQNNPSLISQASTVIQQTGGQVKNMAQGAADAVKNTLGMSPATNNPSSPAGRTHPSNPSSPAGTTRPSNPSSRNI